Proteins encoded together in one Caldicellulosiruptor saccharolyticus DSM 8903 window:
- a CDS encoding prepilin peptidase gives MSKVILSVSFLLILVVAAIYDFKKREIPNFTVVLLLFIAAVRVILNKSYSNVIIFAIYTLFFFAIYIFAERRGIYLLGEGDIKLLSVLSLYFGFDFIKVLFLACTTGFAMGLATGIKKKTYLKTYVPLAPFVFLASTLFEVVNYATFNH, from the coding sequence GTTGCAGCAATATATGATTTTAAGAAACGTGAGATACCAAATTTTACAGTTGTGCTTCTACTTTTTATAGCAGCAGTTAGAGTTATTCTAAACAAAAGCTACAGCAATGTGATTATATTTGCGATATATACTCTTTTCTTTTTTGCGATATACATTTTTGCGGAAAGAAGAGGCATATACCTGCTGGGAGAAGGAGATATAAAACTTTTGTCAGTGCTTTCATTATATTTTGGATTTGATTTTATAAAAGTATTGTTTCTTGCATGTACAACAGGATTTGCGATGGGGCTGGCAACAGGTATTAAAAAAAAGACCTATTTAAAGACATATGTTCCGCTGGCACCTTTTGTTTTCTTAGCAAGTACGCTTTTTGAGGTGGTAAACTATGCTACTTTTAATCACTAA
- a CDS encoding P-loop NTPase family protein has product MLLLITKNPLTVEIFSETAGKNFEVAMSLESAFLRVRKRNYSAVVVDEKDISSYMFLSEKVMSLKTFLAEKEEKQKHNIKIETPKTIAITSCKGSAGKTELIKKLISVLSAYRILILDMNFYDGGVI; this is encoded by the coding sequence ATGCTACTTTTAATCACTAAAAACCCGCTTACGGTAGAAATTTTCTCAGAAACAGCAGGTAAAAACTTTGAGGTTGCGATGTCTTTAGAAAGTGCTTTTCTTAGAGTAAGAAAGAGAAATTACAGTGCAGTGGTGGTAGATGAAAAAGACATAAGCAGTTATATGTTTTTAAGTGAAAAGGTAATGTCTTTAAAAACATTTCTTGCTGAAAAAGAAGAAAAGCAAAAACACAATATCAAGATAGAAACTCCTAAGACAATTGCAATAACAAGTTGCAAAGGTTCTGCCGGCAAAACTGAACTGATAAAAAAACTTATAAGTGTCCTGTCTGCGTACAGGATATTGATTTTGGACATGAACTTTTACGATGGGGGAGTGATTTGA
- a CDS encoding SAF domain-containing protein — protein MKNRVIKLAVIPAVLVALLSYIFISRQTNMIQIPVAKNFIHQGEIIDDSDITFLKLPSYALPQGVIKEKEKLVGKRAGVTRVAGDFFYDDVIKTVYVQVYEDETLICVNIPEPLTQFITEGTKLIIATTSTSNSGVPPFAVEDAEVVSLLSKTTNNIVSGSNTRYAIVKVKKDQAVQLAYALKGGEYTVIIQRQ, from the coding sequence ATGAAAAACAGGGTGATAAAACTTGCTGTGATACCTGCTGTGCTTGTTGCACTGCTTTCATATATTTTCATTTCAAGACAGACAAATATGATTCAAATACCTGTTGCAAAAAACTTTATTCACCAGGGGGAAATAATTGACGACAGTGATATAACTTTTCTAAAACTTCCGTCGTATGCGCTACCACAGGGTGTAATTAAAGAAAAAGAAAAGCTTGTTGGCAAACGTGCAGGTGTAACAAGAGTTGCGGGGGATTTTTTCTATGATGATGTAATAAAAACCGTATATGTGCAGGTTTATGAAGATGAGACGCTGATTTGTGTAAACATCCCAGAACCGCTTACCCAGTTTATAACAGAAGGAACAAAGCTAATAATCGCAACAACATCTACATCAAACTCTGGAGTACCACCATTTGCTGTAGAAGACGCAGAAGTTGTATCGCTTCTGTCAAAGACAACAAACAATATAGTGAGCGGTTCAAACACAAGATATGCAATCGTAAAAGTGAAAAAAGATCAAGCAGTACAACTGGCGTATGCTTTAAAAGGCGGAGAGTATACTGTGATAATCCAGAGACAGTAA
- a CDS encoding AAA family ATPase: MIISVFSPKGGVGKTTVALALAESLSKNHRVVALELDFSPGDFVGLLHELDPGKNLLTCKHDILSAVQRPSGKEFDVIIGGYPGEHEHVRREDIKRCIEILKFKYEYIIVDIQPGIVELVIDVLAESDRVLVIAEENFITPIARINAFLDWIQINNLSDLKNFVFVRNKVTNKELVYIDKIKHSLKLVHDIPFYKKLKGYDDKRLQKNIKRLAGVLRNGTVREDKRFWLFRRILGKL, encoded by the coding sequence ATGATTATATCAGTGTTTAGCCCCAAGGGTGGCGTTGGAAAAACAACCGTAGCGCTTGCGCTTGCTGAATCTCTTTCAAAAAACCACCGGGTTGTAGCTCTAGAACTTGACTTTTCGCCCGGCGATTTTGTCGGTTTACTTCACGAACTTGACCCTGGTAAAAATTTGCTTACATGCAAACATGATATTTTATCAGCCGTCCAAAGACCGTCAGGAAAAGAGTTTGATGTTATAATAGGTGGTTATCCGGGCGAACATGAACATGTAAGACGAGAAGATATTAAAAGGTGTATAGAAATTTTAAAGTTCAAGTATGAATATATAATTGTTGACATACAACCCGGCATTGTTGAACTTGTCATAGATGTATTAGCTGAGTCTGACAGGGTACTTGTAATAGCTGAAGAAAATTTTATAACACCTATTGCAAGAATAAACGCATTTCTTGACTGGATACAAATAAATAACCTGAGTGACCTTAAAAATTTTGTTTTTGTAAGAAATAAGGTTACAAACAAAGAGCTTGTCTATATTGATAAGATAAAACATTCACTAAAACTTGTGCATGACATACCGTTTTATAAAAAACTCAAAGGCTATGACGACAAAAGACTGCAGAAGAACATCAAAAGACTTGCGGGGGTTTTGAGAAATGGGACTGTTAGAGAGGATAAAAGGTTCTGGTTATTCAGAAGAATTCTCGGCAAACTATGA
- a CDS encoding CpaF family protein, whose product MGLLERIKGSGYSEEFSANYDELLTYVRNNVLNSGIYVAGNLELLKELTKQYVDKYYAENYLGVAQQHIYDYVYNMLFGLGPIEKLLKAPDVTEIYVMGTKIYYIENGLRKEFEEEYPSEDETRRVIEKIAATARQTINIQNPDIDCELYDGSRALLVVPPESAQPYITIRKHTSKLKTLEELKSGYINFEDWMIEYFKNAVRSRKNIVAVGQTNAGKTTFLNALTYYIQPNHVVAVLEDTHEVELPLKYVYYFKTREGNDELRPITWSDILLNCLRANPDRIFITEIRTPEAAYGFLDALNSGHRGSLTTIHAGSTYLALQKLEMKLKEFNPNLDIRNMRVLISSTIDILVFLDIAEDETGNILGRTIKEIAELKGLNEDGTYKLDYVYKYNR is encoded by the coding sequence ATGGGACTGTTAGAGAGGATAAAAGGTTCTGGTTATTCAGAAGAATTCTCGGCAAACTATGATGAACTTTTAACATATGTCAGGAACAATGTTCTTAACAGCGGTATTTACGTGGCAGGAAACCTTGAGCTTTTGAAAGAACTGACAAAACAATACGTGGACAAGTATTATGCAGAAAACTATTTGGGAGTTGCACAGCAACATATTTACGATTATGTGTACAATATGCTATTTGGACTTGGACCAATCGAAAAGCTTTTAAAAGCACCAGATGTAACTGAAATTTACGTGATGGGAACAAAGATATACTATATAGAAAACGGACTTAGAAAAGAGTTTGAGGAAGAGTACCCAAGTGAGGACGAAACACGGCGTGTTATCGAAAAGATAGCAGCAACAGCCAGACAAACAATAAACATTCAAAACCCTGACATTGACTGTGAACTTTATGATGGTTCAAGAGCTCTGCTTGTCGTTCCGCCAGAAAGTGCTCAGCCTTATATTACTATCAGAAAACACACGTCAAAACTAAAAACTCTTGAAGAGCTCAAAAGCGGTTATATAAACTTTGAAGACTGGATGATAGAGTACTTTAAAAATGCTGTGCGCAGCAGAAAAAACATAGTGGCAGTGGGTCAGACAAACGCCGGCAAGACTACTTTTTTAAACGCTTTGACATATTACATTCAACCAAATCATGTTGTTGCAGTGCTGGAAGACACCCATGAGGTTGAACTTCCCTTAAAATATGTCTATTATTTCAAAACCAGAGAAGGAAACGATGAACTCAGACCTATAACATGGAGCGATATACTTTTAAATTGTCTCAGGGCAAATCCGGACAGAATCTTTATAACAGAAATTCGAACCCCAGAAGCAGCGTATGGATTTTTGGACGCACTAAACTCTGGACACAGAGGAAGTCTTACGACAATACATGCAGGGTCAACGTATCTGGCTTTGCAAAAGCTTGAAATGAAATTAAAAGAGTTCAATCCAAATCTTGATATAAGAAACATGAGAGTTTTGATTTCAAGTACCATAGATATATTAGTGTTTTTGGACATTGCAGAAGATGAAACTGGAAATATTCTGGGAAGAACAATTAAAGAAATTGCAGAGCTGAAAGGGCTTAATGAAGACGGTACTTACAAGCTTGATTATGTATACAAATACAATCGATAG